GTAATATTAACAAAAGCCAGACCTATTTTAGTCCAGATTTCCCATCATTACCTATTTATTCGTCCACGTCTCTTCCTCTTTGAAAGCTTTCTCCGCCTTCTTTATTACCAACCAGTCGATATATCaattaaagttcaaattcTGAAGAAACCACCAAAAACTCGTGTGCATTCAATTGGTAGGacattaaagaagaaaaaagcttGAGTTCGAGTTCTTGGCTTGTTTGTTCTTCCACTTCTTTGATTATCAGAGGATTTTGAGAGTATTTGTtgggttttcttcttttggtgAGTCcttaagtttttgaaattttttgggTATTGGGTAAATTTGTGgtatgtttgtttattttttcatcatttggATGTTCAAGAATCGAAATTAAATTATGGGTTTTGTTGTATCTGCTCGCATGCATGGATTTTTTAGTCTATAAATGGCTGTTGTGAGTTTATGTTCTTGAAATGAGGCAAGTCTCtgttttaatttgtgtttgatttaTCTTGGGGATGTCTTGCAGATAAGTTAAAGAAATGGTAATTGGGTTAGAGGAACTTACGagggattttgattgattgaaagAAAGTGTGCTGTTCTTGACTTGTTCTTGGTGTTTCTGGGAATTTGGTTTGAGTTTCTTGGAGTTGGGCATGATGAATGTAGTGGGAAGAGTTGGTAATTTAATCTCTCAAGGTGTTTTAGCCATTGCTATGCCTTTCCATCCATTTGGAGGAGCTATTGATGTAATTGTTGTTCAGCAACGAGATGGATCTTTTCGGAGCACACCGTGGCACGTTCAATTCGGTAAGTTTCAGGGCGTGCTCAAGGGTGCGGAGAAGGTTCGTATAACTGTTAATGGTGTCGAGGCTGATTTTCATATGTATCTTGATAGTTCGGGCGAGGCCTATTTTAGAAGTGAAGTTGATTCGTGTGAAGGAAGCGATGGTATTATgaacaattcaattttagatGATCAGACGAATGGTGATTGCAAGAATAATGGGAACCAGGATGTTCTTGACTCTCAAATACAAGAACATAGTAGGGACGATATCAATGTGGAAATGCAAAATGAACCGAGTACATTGTCCTCTGAAAGGTCAGAGTCTGATGGCGAGCGGAGACTTTGTTTCCCAGATGAGCAGTCTCCATTGGACAATTTGGTTGAGATTTTAGATGACAGGTCAAATGAAGACATGgatataaaaattgtaaaatcaTATGATCAGAAGTCGGAAGTCTTAGGGAGTGTGGATGGTCATGCCTCAAATTATTTCTCAGCCTCAGAAAAGGTTACAGAGAGAGTGCAATTAACTCcacttcaaaatcaatatGCTATTGGTGATCGGATGGATATTAGTGAAGGTAATGAGAAGTTCGATTATGGGGAAGATTCTCGGCCTTGTAATTGTAATAATCTAAATGCATCCAAACGTGATGTTGATTTCTATAACATTTGCAGTGCCAACAATGATACTGAAGATTTCGAGTACCAGCTGGAAGTTTGTGAAGGAGATGAGGaacatatttttcattcacaAAACCATGTGGATATTACTTCTGGAGGCGACGTGGATCGGGTTTCTAATTCCTGTATGGAGCTACCAGAATGTGGTCGATTATATTCAGAAAATGCCGCATCCTCATTGGTGGCTGATATTTCAGAGGTCGAACGCATTGAAAATGCTCCAAGAGTCGATGGAACTGTAGAAGAGCATGGTGTTAAATTCATCAACATTGAGTCATCCCAACTCAGTGTTTGTGATGCCTTGAGCTCCTGTTCGTCTCCCGATTTACCTATCACAGGCATCCCAACTGAGAAGATGACAAACTCGAAACATATGGATCAAACTGACCCTTCAGTTTATTTTGACAGTGATAACACAGAAGTGAAGAATCATCAGATTGAGAAAATTGATCAAGAAGATGGAGGATTCGGAAGATCCGTGCTTGATGATGAATATGAATGTGagcttccaaaattttgttcattGGAGGGAAGGATAGATTGTCTCCAAACCACGAGTAAGCTTCTTTTTCTGGCTTAGTAATTCATCAGCTGATTCATTCATATAGAGTATTTGTATAATCCGTTTCTGCCAATAACAAACAGAGTTTGAAATTTCACTTTGTGGAAGTAAACTTTATTCGGGTATGGGATTGAGTGCTGCTGCTGAAGCATTTGAAGCTCATCGCGTATCTGCTCAGAAATTTGGAAGCTCTGCCACATCAAttatacaaaatgaaaatctagTAATTCGATTTCGAGGGCGGTACTGGCATTGGAATAAAATGGCTCCAGTATTGCTGGGAATGGCAACATTTGGAATGGATTTACCTCTGGATCCTAATGATTCGATTCCTGTGGAACAAGATGACTCAACTAGGTCTGAAAATGTGGAAGCTGAGAATATCTCTACTCCATCTGGAAATAGATGGAGACTGTGGTCTTCTCGATTTGGAAGGGTTAAAGAAATTCAGCTCAATGGCGATGACACATCTAATGAGGAGGTGTTTCTTGACACAGAATCTGAGTTCAATAGTCCAACTCTAACGTCCCAACATGATATTGATACTCCTCGCAAACGAATTTTGAGGACATATATTCCTACTACTGAGCAGATAGCAtctttgaaattaaaagaaggtCAAAATAGGATCAAATTCACCTTTCCTACAAAGGTTCTTGGAGTGCAAAAGGTTTTTCATTGTCTAgtacatattctttttagtcTACGCATATATCTTTGACTTGTGAATCTCCTTACTTGCTCTAATCCGGGATGCATTTTCAGGTTGATGCTCATATTTACTTGTGGAAGTGGAATGCACGGATTGTAATTTCAGACGTCGATGGGACAATAACCAAGTAAGGCCAAATTTTATGGCTAATGAGCAATCCCTCTATAACTTGCTTGGTGTAA
This is a stretch of genomic DNA from Cucumis sativus cultivar 9930 chromosome 4, Cucumber_9930_V3, whole genome shotgun sequence. It encodes these proteins:
- the LOC101210022 gene encoding phosphatidate phosphatase PAH1 isoform X1, with the protein product MMNVVGRVGNLISQGVLAIAMPFHPFGGAIDVIVVQQRDGSFRSTPWHVQFGKFQGVLKGAEKVRITVNGVEADFHMYLDSSGEAYFRSEVDSCEGSDGIMNNSILDDQTNGDCKNNGNQDVLDSQIQEHSRDDINVEMQNEPSTLSSERSESDGERRLCFPDEQSPLDNLVEILDDRSNEDMDIKIVKSYDQKSEVLGSVDGHASNYFSASEKVTERVQLTPLQNQYAIGDRMDISEGNEKFDYGEDSRPCNCNNLNASKRDVDFYNICSANNDTEDFEYQLEVCEGDEEHIFHSQNHVDITSGGDVDRVSNSCMELPECGRLYSENAASSLVADISEVERIENAPRVDGTVEEHGVKFINIESSQLSVCDALSSCSSPDLPITGIPTEKMTNSKHMDQTDPSVYFDSDNTEVKNHQIEKIDQEDGGFGRSVLDDEYECELPKFCSLEGRIDCLQTTKFEISLCGSKLYSGMGLSAAAEAFEAHRVSAQKFGSSATSIIQNENLVIRFRGRYWHWNKMAPVLLGMATFGMDLPLDPNDSIPVEQDDSTRSENVEAENISTPSGNRWRLWSSRFGRVKEIQLNGDDTSNEEVFLDTESEFNSPTLTSQHDIDTPRKRILRTYIPTTEQIASLKLKEGQNRIKFTFPTKVLGVQKVDAHIYLWKWNARIVISDVDGTITKSDVLGQFMPLVGMDWTQSGVARLFSAIKDNGYQLLFLSARAIVQAYLTRSFLLNLKQDGEALPDGPVVISPDGLFPSLYREVIRRTPHEFKIACLEEIRRLFPSDHNPFYAGFGNRDTDELSYLKMGIPKGKIFIINPKGEVMNSHSNNPKSYKSLLALVNEIFPPASSVEQEDFNEWNYWKMPLPDVVA
- the LOC101210022 gene encoding phosphatidate phosphatase PAH1 isoform X2 — protein: MELPECGRLYSENAASSLVADISEVERIENAPRVDGTVEEHGVKFINIESSQLSVCDALSSCSSPDLPITGIPTEKMTNSKHMDQTDPSVYFDSDNTEVKNHQIEKIDQEDGGFGRSVLDDEYECELPKFCSLEGRIDCLQTTKFEISLCGSKLYSGMGLSAAAEAFEAHRVSAQKFGSSATSIIQNENLVIRFRGRYWHWNKMAPVLLGMATFGMDLPLDPNDSIPVEQDDSTRSENVEAENISTPSGNRWRLWSSRFGRVKEIQLNGDDTSNEEVFLDTESEFNSPTLTSQHDIDTPRKRILRTYIPTTEQIASLKLKEGQNRIKFTFPTKVLGVQKVDAHIYLWKWNARIVISDVDGTITKSDVLGQFMPLVGMDWTQSGVARLFSAIKDNGYQLLFLSARAIVQAYLTRSFLLNLKQDGEALPDGPVVISPDGLFPSLYREVIRRTPHEFKIACLEEIRRLFPSDHNPFYAGFGNRDTDELSYLKMGIPKGKIFIINPKGEVMNSHSNNPKSYKSLLALVNEIFPPASSVEQEDFNEWNYWKMPLPDVVA